From one Gossypium hirsutum isolate 1008001.06 unplaced genomic scaffold, Gossypium_hirsutum_v2.1 scaffold_1248, whole genome shotgun sequence genomic stretch:
- the LOC121227612 gene encoding rRNA 2'-O-methyltransferase fibrillarin-like, whose amino-acid sequence MGFSDRFSYFFLSEPGNVSCLFRPGISYSKDIPVKYYTRDIPFAGYPGFGVSGFGVQGSGFRGQGSGVRGPGSGVRGPGAGAGGRGPGVRGSGGRGSGGSGFGVRGSGFGVRGSGFGVRGSGLGVRVRGQGSGVRGQGSGVRVQGSGFRVLGF is encoded by the exons ATGGGTTTTAGTGACCGGTTCAGCTATTTTTTCTTGTCTGAACCGGGCAACGTGTCATGCTTATTCCGGCCGGGGATATCCTATTCCAAGGATATCCCGGTTAAGTATTATACCAGGGATATTCCATTCGCCGGATATCCCG GGTTCGGGGTTTCAGGGTTCGgggttcagggttcagggttcagggGTCAGGGGTCAGGGGTCCGGGGTCCGGGGTCCGGGGTCCGGGGGCCGGGGGCCGGGGCCGGGGGCCGGGGGCCGGGTGTCCGGGGGTCCGGGGGTCGGGGGTCCGGGGGGTCGGGGTTCGGGGTTCGGGGTTCGGGGTTCGGGGTTCGGGGTTCGGGGTTCGGGGTTCGGGGTtcggggttaggggttagggtcAGGGGTCAGGGGTCAGGGGTCAGGGGTCAGGGGTCAGGGGtcagggttcagggttcagggttcagggttttagggttttag